The following coding sequences are from one Microbacterium sp. SORGH_AS_0969 window:
- a CDS encoding NAD(P)-dependent oxidoreductase — protein MTTATPLTVSVPTAQLRDDLGELPDGVEVVIWDMKDAAPRERFDMVVPPYMSMDGVVEALSSVEVGLVQSQSIGYDNVEGRLPEGLVFANASSVHETATAELAVALALAAQRRLPEFVRAQDRGEWIGGGAPGLADRRVTLLGFGGVGRAIAARLKPFELELRAVASHGRLQDEVEVFPLGELAEVLADTDILIASLPGGDATRHIIDDAALSALPDGALVVNVGRGPLVDTDALVDHVRRGRIRAALDVTDPEPLPAGHPLWSLEGALVVPHVGGATDAMRPRIARLVRRQIDRLRAGEEPLNVVLGG, from the coding sequence ATGACGACCGCGACCCCCCTCACCGTGTCCGTGCCCACCGCCCAGCTCCGCGATGACCTCGGCGAGCTCCCCGACGGCGTCGAGGTGGTGATCTGGGACATGAAGGATGCCGCCCCGCGCGAGCGTTTCGACATGGTGGTGCCGCCGTACATGTCGATGGACGGGGTCGTCGAGGCCCTGTCGAGCGTCGAGGTCGGGCTCGTCCAGAGCCAGTCGATCGGCTACGACAACGTCGAAGGACGCCTGCCCGAGGGGCTCGTGTTCGCGAACGCGTCGTCGGTGCACGAGACCGCGACGGCAGAGCTCGCCGTGGCGCTCGCCCTGGCCGCGCAGCGTCGCCTCCCCGAGTTCGTGCGTGCGCAAGACCGCGGCGAATGGATCGGCGGTGGCGCGCCCGGTCTCGCCGACCGTCGTGTGACGCTCCTCGGTTTCGGGGGCGTCGGTCGCGCGATCGCCGCACGTCTGAAGCCGTTCGAGCTCGAGCTGCGCGCGGTCGCCTCGCACGGGCGCCTGCAGGACGAGGTCGAGGTCTTCCCCCTCGGTGAGTTGGCCGAGGTGCTTGCCGACACCGACATCCTCATCGCGTCGCTCCCCGGCGGCGACGCGACCCGGCACATCATCGACGACGCGGCGCTATCGGCACTCCCCGACGGCGCGCTCGTGGTCAACGTCGGACGCGGCCCGCTCGTCGACACCGACGCTCTCGTCGACCACGTGCGACGCGGCCGGATCCGGGCGGCGCTCGACGTGACCGACCCCGAGCCGCTGCCCGCGGGGCACCCGCTGTGGAGCCTCGAGGGCGCCCTCGTCGTCCCGCACGTGGGAGGAGCGACGGATGCCATGCGCCCCCGCATCGCTCGCCTCGTGCGTCGGCAGATCGACCGCCTCCGCGCCGGCGAGGAGCCGCTGAACGTGGTCCTCGGCGGCTGA
- a CDS encoding ROK family transcriptional regulator gives MTPAVFEPATPLAPPAGRTTNDLIRQQNLASVLSLLHSRGALSRAQLGATTGLNRSTVTGLVMELTELGLVREAPGGERTGKVGRPTLDIEPEDHVAALSVRAEPHAVTVALVGLGGVVHARLRHDTASAPSPRRFVQIVESSVEAMRADIDRHYRVVGAGLAVPGLVNANGSVLVSPTLGWKRDPVAARLSDQLGMPVMAGNDASIGALAESRFGVGVGVGNLLYLGGAMHSIGGGLIIDGTLLRGTSGYAGELGHTVVDPRGRRCVCGRKGCLEAEVSLDLLEPLLGRRKLDEDELDVELGVARDPRVMAEVTRQVEVLSVALTNFVNAFSPETVVLSGYLGALLSVSRERLAEAVRVHPLGAEGRTIRLERAHLRSRLMLVGPAELAFADLLSNPAGFRA, from the coding sequence ATGACCCCTGCCGTGTTCGAGCCCGCGACGCCGCTCGCACCCCCGGCCGGTCGTACGACCAACGACCTGATCCGCCAGCAGAACCTCGCGTCCGTGCTGTCGCTCCTTCACTCGCGGGGAGCGCTCTCACGCGCGCAGCTGGGCGCCACCACCGGCTTGAACCGCTCGACCGTGACCGGCCTGGTCATGGAGCTCACCGAGCTGGGGCTCGTCCGCGAAGCCCCGGGCGGGGAGCGCACCGGCAAGGTCGGGCGGCCCACGCTCGACATCGAACCCGAAGACCACGTCGCGGCCCTGAGCGTCCGCGCCGAGCCGCACGCGGTGACCGTGGCGCTCGTCGGACTCGGCGGCGTGGTGCACGCGCGCCTGCGCCACGACACCGCGAGCGCTCCCTCGCCGCGCCGGTTCGTGCAGATCGTCGAATCGTCGGTCGAGGCGATGCGCGCCGACATCGACCGGCACTACCGGGTGGTCGGTGCCGGCCTCGCGGTGCCGGGTCTGGTCAACGCGAACGGCTCGGTCCTCGTGTCGCCGACGCTCGGGTGGAAGCGCGACCCGGTCGCCGCCCGCCTCAGCGATCAGCTCGGCATGCCGGTCATGGCCGGCAACGACGCGAGCATCGGTGCCCTCGCCGAGTCGCGGTTCGGCGTCGGGGTGGGCGTCGGCAACCTCCTCTACCTCGGCGGCGCGATGCACAGCATTGGCGGCGGGCTCATCATCGACGGCACGCTGCTGCGCGGAACCTCGGGCTACGCGGGCGAGCTCGGCCACACGGTCGTCGACCCTCGGGGTCGGCGCTGCGTGTGCGGGAGGAAGGGATGCCTCGAAGCCGAGGTCAGCCTCGACCTCCTCGAGCCGCTCCTCGGGCGCCGCAAGCTCGACGAAGACGAGCTCGACGTCGAGCTCGGGGTCGCTCGCGATCCCCGCGTGATGGCCGAGGTCACCCGTCAGGTCGAGGTGCTCTCGGTCGCACTGACCAACTTCGTCAACGCCTTCAGCCCCGAGACCGTGGTGCTCTCGGGCTACCTCGGCGCCCTGCTGTCGGTGAGTCGCGAGCGCCTGGCCGAAGCGGTGCGCGTGCACCCCTTAGGCGCGGAGGGGCGCACGATCCGCCTCGAGCGCGCCCACCTGCGCTCGCGCCTGATGCTCGTCGGCCCCGCCGAGCTGGCCTTCGCCGACCTGCTCTCGAACCCCGCAGGCTTCCGCGCCTGA
- the mmsB gene encoding multiple monosaccharide ABC transporter permease, translating into MATASTQTVEAPTQPGPRRRGILSRINFRQFGILAALVIIIVLFQVLTGGRLLMPGNVNNLIQQNAYVLILAIGMVMVIIAGHIDLSVGSVVAMVGAIAAIAMNQWGLPWWLAVILSLAVGAVVGAWQGFWVAFVGIPAFIVTLAGMLLFRGLTLVLLTGGTIAGLPDGFTAIGAGWLPPILGYVGVWDSLTVVLGFVAVVALIAQQLRTRATLRRLELPREVAWSFWAKNAIAAVAIMAVAFTLAAYNGTPIVLIILAVLVLAYTFVLNRTTFGRHVYAMGGNLFAAVMSGVKTKWVNFFIFVNMGVLAGLAAVVSTARAGGAVASAGQNYELDAIAAVFIGGAAVQGGIGTVIGAVVGGLVMGVLNMGLSILSVDAAWQMAIKGIVLLLAVAFDIFNKRRNGGA; encoded by the coding sequence ATGGCCACCGCATCCACCCAGACGGTCGAAGCGCCGACCCAGCCCGGGCCGCGTCGCCGCGGCATCCTGTCGCGCATCAACTTCCGTCAGTTCGGCATCCTCGCCGCCCTGGTCATCATCATCGTGCTGTTCCAGGTGCTCACCGGCGGGCGACTGCTCATGCCGGGCAACGTCAACAACCTCATCCAGCAGAACGCCTACGTGCTGATCCTCGCGATCGGCATGGTCATGGTCATCATCGCCGGGCACATCGACCTGTCGGTCGGTTCGGTGGTCGCCATGGTCGGGGCGATCGCGGCGATCGCGATGAACCAATGGGGCCTCCCGTGGTGGTTGGCCGTGATCCTCTCGCTCGCCGTCGGCGCCGTCGTCGGTGCCTGGCAGGGCTTCTGGGTCGCCTTCGTGGGCATACCCGCGTTCATCGTCACCCTCGCCGGCATGCTGCTGTTCCGCGGCCTGACCCTGGTGCTGCTCACCGGCGGGACCATCGCGGGCCTGCCCGACGGCTTCACCGCCATCGGCGCCGGCTGGCTGCCGCCCATCCTCGGTTACGTCGGCGTCTGGGACTCCCTGACGGTGGTCCTCGGTTTCGTCGCCGTGGTCGCGCTCATCGCCCAGCAGCTGCGGACGCGGGCGACGCTGCGTCGTCTCGAGCTGCCCCGCGAGGTCGCGTGGTCGTTCTGGGCGAAGAACGCCATCGCCGCGGTCGCGATCATGGCGGTCGCCTTCACCCTCGCCGCCTACAACGGCACCCCGATCGTGCTGATCATCCTGGCCGTGCTCGTGCTCGCCTACACGTTCGTGCTCAACCGCACGACCTTCGGTCGTCACGTCTACGCAATGGGCGGCAACCTGTTCGCCGCCGTGATGAGCGGTGTGAAGACGAAGTGGGTCAACTTCTTCATCTTCGTGAACATGGGCGTGCTCGCGGGCCTGGCCGCCGTGGTCAGCACCGCTCGCGCCGGTGGCGCCGTGGCATCCGCCGGTCAGAACTACGAACTGGATGCCATCGCCGCCGTGTTCATCGGTGGAGCGGCCGTCCAGGGCGGCATCGGCACCGTGATCGGCGCCGTCGTCGGTGGCCTCGTCATGGGCGTGCTGAACATGGGTCTGTCGATCCTCAGTGTGGATGCCGCCTGGCAGATGGCGATCAAGGGCATCGTGCTGCTGCTGGCCGTCGCGTTCGACATCTTCAACAAGCGCCGCAACGGCGGTGCGTGA